In Sphingomonas sp. SUN019, one genomic interval encodes:
- a CDS encoding glutathione peroxidase: MNAITDFEVKAADGGPASLDTWRGKVLLIVNTASKCGFTPQYEGLEALHRKFGGQGFEVLAFPCNQFGAQEPGDAAEIANFCTLTYDVTFPVFAKVDVNGPNADPLFDRLKSDAPGLLGSKAIKWNFTKFLVNRGGEVVARYAPTTKPEDIESDITKLL; encoded by the coding sequence ATGAACGCGATCACCGATTTCGAGGTCAAGGCGGCGGACGGCGGCCCGGCCTCGCTCGACACGTGGCGCGGAAAGGTGCTGCTGATCGTCAACACCGCGTCGAAATGCGGCTTCACCCCGCAATATGAGGGGCTGGAGGCGCTGCACCGCAAGTTCGGCGGACAGGGCTTCGAAGTGCTGGCCTTCCCGTGCAACCAGTTCGGCGCGCAGGAACCCGGCGACGCTGCGGAAATCGCCAATTTCTGCACGTTGACCTATGACGTGACCTTCCCCGTTTTCGCCAAGGTCGACGTCAACGGCCCCAACGCCGATCCCTTGTTCGACCGGCTGAAATCGGACGCGCCGGGGCTGCTGGGGTCGAAGGCGATCAAGTGGAATTTCACCAAATTCCTCGTAAACCGCGGCGGCGAAGTGGTGGCGCGCTACGCCCCCACGACGAAGCCGGAAGACATCGAGAGCGACATCACGAAGCTTCTCTAA
- a CDS encoding GNAT family N-acetyltransferase translates to MEERANPWRDTPTLVGDHVTLRPLTPEDSEALAIAAADGDLTQLFFANVSALTNPDAFIAAALKERDFGRAMPFAVETPDGKLVGMTRLMRMSEQHRRVEIGGTFYAKSVQRSGLNSEAKKLLLGYAFDTLGCQVVQIRTDWFNRASQRAIERLGAKRDGVLRSHQLMDGRVRDLVVYSIIACEWPGVRANLDHLLLRGQAR, encoded by the coding sequence ATGGAAGAAAGGGCGAACCCCTGGCGCGATACCCCGACGCTCGTCGGCGATCACGTCACCCTCCGCCCGCTCACCCCCGAAGACAGCGAAGCGCTCGCCATCGCCGCAGCCGACGGCGACCTGACGCAATTGTTTTTCGCCAATGTTTCCGCGCTGACCAATCCCGACGCGTTCATCGCCGCGGCGCTGAAGGAACGAGATTTCGGCCGTGCGATGCCGTTCGCAGTAGAAACCCCTGACGGCAAACTCGTCGGCATGACCCGCCTGATGCGGATGAGCGAGCAGCACCGCCGGGTCGAGATTGGCGGCACGTTCTATGCGAAATCGGTCCAGCGCTCGGGCCTGAATAGCGAGGCGAAGAAACTGCTGCTCGGCTACGCCTTCGACACGCTCGGCTGTCAGGTCGTCCAGATCCGTACCGACTGGTTCAACCGCGCTTCGCAACGCGCAATCGAACGGCTGGGCGCGAAGCGTGACGGCGTGCTGCGCTCACACCAGCTGATGGACGGCCGCGTCCGCGATCTCGTGGTCTATTCGATCATCGCTTGCGAATGGCCCGGGGTGCGTGCGAACCTCGATCATCTTTTGTTGCGGGGGCAGGCACGATGA
- a CDS encoding ABC transporter ATP-binding protein gives MSAVLQTTALARSFTQGEETIHVLRGVDLTVAPGEIVALLGPSGSGKSTLLQAVGLLEGGFEGSIRIAGEEAAKLDAHGRTIVRRDQLGFVYQFHHLLPDFNALENVVLPQLVHGAERAAADDRAASLLTALGLGHRLTHRPSQLSGGEQQRVAVARALANRPALILADEPTGNLDEHTADVVLAEFLRLVREEGSAALVATHNERLAAKMDRVVRLHDGTLQ, from the coding sequence GTGAGCGCCGTCCTCCAGACCACCGCCCTCGCGCGCAGCTTCACGCAAGGCGAGGAGACCATCCACGTCCTGCGCGGCGTCGACCTGACCGTTGCGCCGGGCGAGATCGTCGCGCTGCTCGGCCCCTCCGGCTCGGGCAAATCGACGCTGTTGCAGGCGGTCGGCCTGCTCGAAGGCGGCTTCGAAGGATCTATCCGCATCGCGGGTGAGGAAGCGGCGAAGCTCGATGCGCACGGCCGCACGATCGTGCGCCGCGACCAGCTCGGCTTCGTCTATCAGTTCCACCATCTGCTGCCCGACTTCAACGCGCTGGAAAACGTCGTCCTTCCGCAGCTGGTCCACGGCGCCGAACGCGCCGCCGCCGACGATCGCGCGGCGTCGTTGCTCACCGCGCTGGGTCTGGGCCACCGCCTGACGCACCGGCCGAGCCAGCTTTCTGGCGGCGAGCAGCAGCGTGTGGCGGTCGCGCGCGCGCTTGCCAACCGCCCGGCGCTGATCCTGGCCGACGAACCGACCGGCAATCTCGACGAACATACCGCCGACGTCGTGCTGGCCGAATTTCTGCGGCTGGTGCGTGAGGAAGGCTCCGCCGCGCTCGTCGCGACGCACAACGAGCGGCTTGCAGCCAAGATGGACCGGGTCGTCCGCCTCCACGACGGCACGCTGCAATAA
- a CDS encoding lipoprotein-releasing ABC transporter permease subunit, translated as MILSRYERMIARRYLLPGKGERFIVLVAGFSLGAVMLGVAALVIVMSVMNGFRAELFDKIVGLNGHAVVQGVGGRLSDWREIAGLAKATPGVTSAVPMIEQPLMTTYNGRVEAVLVRGMRVEDIRSNATIGSKVVAGSLASVTSGSNRVAVGARLAESLGAGVGSEITLINPSGQSTPFGTVPRYVNYTIAAVFEIGVYDYDKAYVIVPMEDAQTLLLLGDAVGMIELETTDADRVGQILAPLADKIGNRGVISDWRQMNAQLFEALAVERIAMFVVLCIIILVAAFNIASSLIMLVRAKTRDIAILRTMGATRAAMMRIFMLVGTSIGALGIVAGLILGAVFLFYRQAVVNFVQFVTGQNLWDPSIRYLTELPSKPDPVEITAIVIITALMTLLATIYPAYKAASTDPVQVLRYE; from the coding sequence ATGATCCTGTCGCGCTACGAACGGATGATCGCGCGGCGATACCTGCTTCCCGGAAAGGGCGAGCGCTTCATCGTGCTCGTCGCGGGCTTCAGCCTTGGCGCGGTGATGCTCGGCGTCGCCGCGCTGGTCATCGTGATGAGCGTGATGAACGGGTTTCGCGCCGAGCTGTTCGACAAGATCGTCGGCCTGAACGGCCACGCGGTGGTGCAGGGTGTCGGCGGACGCCTATCCGACTGGCGCGAGATCGCTGGGCTCGCCAAGGCGACTCCCGGCGTGACCAGCGCGGTGCCGATGATCGAGCAGCCGCTGATGACGACCTATAACGGCCGGGTGGAAGCGGTGCTGGTGCGCGGGATGCGTGTCGAGGACATCCGTTCCAACGCCACGATCGGGTCGAAGGTCGTCGCGGGTTCGCTCGCGTCGGTAACGTCGGGGTCGAATCGCGTCGCGGTCGGCGCGCGGCTCGCCGAATCATTGGGGGCAGGCGTCGGGTCCGAGATCACGCTGATCAACCCGTCGGGTCAGTCGACCCCGTTCGGCACCGTCCCGCGCTACGTCAACTATACGATCGCCGCGGTGTTCGAGATCGGCGTGTACGATTACGACAAGGCGTACGTCATCGTGCCGATGGAGGATGCGCAGACGCTCCTGCTGCTCGGCGATGCGGTCGGCATGATCGAGCTGGAGACGACCGACGCCGACCGTGTCGGACAGATCCTCGCTCCGCTCGCGGACAAGATCGGCAACCGCGGCGTCATTTCCGACTGGCGGCAGATGAATGCGCAATTGTTCGAGGCGCTGGCGGTCGAGCGCATCGCGATGTTCGTCGTGCTGTGCATCATCATCCTGGTCGCCGCCTTCAACATCGCGTCCTCGCTCATCATGCTGGTCCGCGCCAAGACCCGCGACATCGCGATCCTGCGCACGATGGGCGCGACGCGCGCGGCGATGATGCGCATCTTCATGCTGGTCGGCACCAGTATCGGCGCGCTGGGCATCGTCGCTGGGCTGATCCTTGGCGCGGTGTTCCTGTTCTACCGGCAGGCTGTGGTGAATTTCGTGCAGTTCGTGACGGGGCAGAATTTGTGGGATCCCTCGATCCGTTATCTGACCGAACTCCCGTCGAAACCCGATCCGGTCGAGATCACCGCGATCGTCATCATCACCGCGCTGATGACCCTGCTCGCGACGATCTATCCCGCGTACAAGGCGGCGAGCACCGATCCGGTTCAGGTGTTGCGGTATGAGTAG
- a CDS encoding TonB-dependent receptor, translating to MSITLALLLSLQAAPAAVPPEQAAPPESAPAGDQVTVDGEREPSGRLGPAQQGGGDIVVTARRRAETVQNVPIAMSVIGGTALAETGAYNVGRLTQLQPSLQFYSTNPRNSAANIRGLGAPFGLTNDGIEQGVGIYVDQVYYARIASATFDFTDTERLEVLRGPQGTLYGKNTTAGAINVTTRKPSFTPEARVEMTGGNLDFFQGKFSLSGALVEDVVAARLSGSITTRRGTIYNVTTDKWVNSQDNIGLRGQMLFQAAPNLDITLYADYNRQDPECCAQIFARVGTTQRPINRQYEALAAAFGYEPPSRNAFDRITDLDSPLRAKQELGGASALVNWDLGPATLTSVTAWRFWNWLPSNDRDFIGLPITTVSANPSQQRQFSQELRLGSNGKNDVDYTVGAFFFHQTIDTQGLQVQGAAASRFLLNPGNLVVPGAAGCIPATANACNPAILDGLTSRNTIGFKNTSAAAFGKLAWHVTDRLEIAPGLRVNYDKKTGDYVSVVTTGAGSTTLNSDQRGVLAPQVYTPDFDDWNISGDITVSYDFSPDIHYYASYAKSYKSGGINLSGLPLDANNNPILTSATVKPESVNAFELGLKTQLLDRRVTFNIAGFWTEIEDYQATVTNGQLGVLRGYLANAGKVRTRGVEIDSAFRPFDGLNIYANAAFTDAKYVRFVDAPCPPELSGGTAASATNPASPAGQAGTATAPSFSPANCDVSGQRLPGISKWAFSYGAEYNIPTRIAGYDGQIYFGYDGSYRSDFSSNPSESIYTNVSGYSLSNFRVGFRADDQLNIFAWLRNAFDQDYYDLLATQSGNTGLIVGQPADPRTYGVTLSKSF from the coding sequence ATGTCGATCACGCTCGCGCTGCTTCTGTCGCTTCAGGCCGCCCCCGCGGCCGTTCCCCCGGAACAAGCGGCCCCGCCCGAGTCCGCCCCGGCGGGCGATCAGGTCACGGTGGACGGCGAACGGGAGCCCTCGGGCCGACTTGGTCCGGCGCAGCAGGGTGGTGGCGACATCGTCGTCACCGCGCGGCGGCGCGCCGAGACGGTGCAGAACGTGCCGATCGCGATGTCGGTGATCGGCGGGACGGCGCTGGCGGAAACCGGCGCATACAATGTCGGCCGCCTCACGCAGCTGCAGCCAAGCCTGCAATTCTATTCGACCAACCCGCGCAATTCCGCCGCGAACATCCGCGGGCTCGGCGCGCCGTTCGGCCTGACCAACGACGGCATCGAACAGGGGGTCGGCATCTATGTCGACCAGGTCTATTACGCGCGAATCGCCTCGGCGACGTTCGACTTTACCGATACCGAGCGGTTGGAAGTGCTGCGCGGGCCGCAGGGTACGTTGTACGGCAAGAACACGACCGCGGGCGCGATCAACGTCACCACGCGCAAGCCGAGCTTCACGCCCGAGGCGCGGGTCGAGATGACCGGCGGCAATCTCGACTTCTTCCAGGGTAAATTCTCGCTGTCCGGCGCGCTGGTCGAGGATGTGGTCGCCGCGCGGCTGTCCGGCTCGATCACCACCAGGCGGGGCACGATCTACAACGTCACGACCGACAAATGGGTCAACAGCCAGGACAATATCGGCCTGCGCGGGCAGATGCTGTTTCAGGCCGCGCCGAACCTCGATATCACGCTCTACGCCGACTATAACCGGCAGGATCCCGAATGCTGCGCACAGATATTCGCGCGCGTCGGCACCACGCAACGCCCGATCAACCGGCAATATGAGGCGCTGGCCGCCGCGTTCGGGTATGAACCGCCCTCACGCAACGCGTTCGATCGCATCACCGATCTCGATTCCCCACTGCGCGCAAAGCAGGAACTGGGGGGCGCGTCGGCGCTGGTCAATTGGGATCTCGGCCCGGCGACGCTGACCTCGGTCACGGCATGGCGTTTCTGGAACTGGCTGCCGTCGAACGACCGCGATTTCATCGGCCTGCCGATCACCACGGTTTCGGCCAACCCGTCGCAGCAACGCCAGTTTAGCCAGGAACTCCGGCTTGGTTCGAATGGTAAGAACGATGTCGATTACACGGTCGGCGCATTCTTCTTCCACCAGACGATCGATACGCAAGGGCTGCAGGTGCAGGGCGCCGCGGCCAGCCGCTTCCTGCTCAATCCGGGCAATCTCGTCGTACCGGGCGCCGCGGGTTGCATTCCTGCGACAGCCAATGCGTGCAACCCGGCGATCCTGGACGGGCTGACCTCGCGCAACACGATCGGGTTCAAGAATACCAGCGCCGCGGCGTTCGGCAAGCTCGCGTGGCACGTCACCGACCGGCTGGAGATCGCACCCGGCCTGCGCGTAAATTACGACAAGAAGACCGGTGATTATGTGTCGGTGGTCACGACCGGCGCGGGCAGCACGACGCTGAACTCCGATCAGCGCGGCGTGCTGGCGCCGCAAGTCTACACGCCCGATTTCGATGACTGGAACATCTCGGGCGACATCACGGTCAGCTACGATTTCTCCCCCGACATCCATTATTACGCCAGCTACGCGAAAAGCTATAAATCGGGCGGCATTAATCTGTCGGGCCTGCCGCTGGACGCGAACAACAACCCGATCCTCACGTCGGCGACGGTGAAGCCCGAAAGCGTCAACGCGTTCGAACTGGGGCTGAAGACGCAGTTGCTGGACCGCCGCGTGACGTTCAACATCGCGGGCTTCTGGACCGAGATCGAGGATTATCAGGCGACCGTCACCAACGGGCAGCTAGGCGTGCTGCGCGGCTATCTCGCGAATGCGGGGAAGGTGCGGACACGCGGTGTGGAAATCGATTCGGCTTTCCGCCCGTTCGACGGCCTGAACATCTATGCCAACGCCGCCTTCACCGACGCGAAATACGTCCGTTTCGTCGATGCGCCATGCCCGCCCGAACTGTCGGGCGGCACCGCGGCCAGCGCCACCAATCCGGCGAGCCCTGCGGGACAAGCGGGAACCGCCACGGCGCCATCGTTCAGCCCGGCCAATTGCGACGTGTCGGGACAGCGCTTGCCGGGCATTTCGAAATGGGCGTTCAGCTACGGCGCGGAATACAATATCCCGACGCGGATCGCGGGCTACGATGGCCAAATCTATTTCGGTTATGACGGCAGCTATCGCTCGGATTTCTCGTCCAACCCGTCCGAATCGATCTATACGAACGTGAGCGGCTATTCGCTGTCGAACTTCCGTGTCGGCTTCCGCGCTGACGATCAGCTCAACATCTTCGCGTGGCTGCGCAATGCCTTCGACCAAGATTATTACGACCTGCTCGCGACGCAATCCGGGAACACCGGACTGATCGTCGGCCAACCGGCCGATCCGCGGACGTATGGCGTGACGCTGTCGAAGTCGTTCTGA
- a CDS encoding Hsp20 family protein: MRLDLTPYRRSTIGFDRLFDMLESNGRNASENYPPFNLERIADDRYRITLAVAGFARDEIEITARQNLLLVAGKKADDANAAQFLHLGIATRSFERRFELADFVFVDDARLNDGLLVIDLVREVPEAMKPKTIAIRTGASVAAVEHASEDAQAA, encoded by the coding sequence ATGCGACTTGATCTGACCCCCTATCGCCGTTCGACAATCGGCTTCGACCGGCTGTTCGACATGCTGGAAAGCAACGGGCGCAATGCGTCGGAAAACTATCCGCCTTTCAATCTCGAGCGCATCGCAGACGACCGCTACCGCATTACGCTGGCGGTGGCCGGGTTCGCGCGTGACGAAATCGAGATCACCGCGCGGCAGAATCTGCTGTTGGTCGCGGGGAAGAAGGCGGACGACGCGAACGCCGCGCAGTTCCTGCATCTGGGCATCGCGACGCGCAGTTTCGAACGGCGTTTCGAACTCGCCGATTTCGTATTCGTCGACGATGCGCGGCTGAACGATGGCCTGCTGGTGATCGACCTGGTGCGTGAGGTGCCGGAGGCGATGAAGCCGAAGACGATCGCGATCCGCACCGGCGCGTCGGTCGCCGCGGTCGAACACGCGTCCGAGGACGCGCAAGCGGCGTAA
- a CDS encoding CTP synthase, translated as MARFIFITGGVVSSLGKGLMAASLAALLQARGYRVRIRKFDPYLNVDPGTMSPYQHGEVYVTDDGAETDLDLGHYERFTGVAARQSDNVTSGRIYQQIITRERRGDYLGATVQVIPHVTDAIKAFAKAETDDLDFVLCEIGGTVGDIESLPFIEAIRQLKNEVGRGNAISVHVTLVPYIAAAGELKTKPTQHSVRELAALGVQPDVLVCRCEHPLPPSERAKIALFCNVPESAVIPALDAKSIYSVPLQYHGEGLDSEVLRAFGIMPSSPPDLSRWSEIVDRLTNPEGEVTVGVVGKYVGLQDAYKSLNEALVHGGIANRVKVNVRWIDAELFENDDSEIAAHLEPCDAILVPGAFGERGAEGKIASVRFAREREIPYFGICFGMQMACVEGARDLAGIEKASSTEFGPTDEPVVGLITEWMGRSGLEKRAAEGDMGGTMRLGAYEASLSGNSVVASIYGAQTIHERHRHRYEVNTNYREALEKGGLVFSGMSPDGTLPEIVERPDHPWFVGVQFHPELKSKPFDPHPLFASFIGAAVKQSRLV; from the coding sequence ATGGCGCGGTTCATCTTCATCACCGGCGGCGTGGTCTCCTCGCTTGGCAAAGGTCTCATGGCGGCGAGCCTCGCGGCGTTGCTGCAGGCGCGCGGTTATCGCGTCCGTATCCGCAAGTTCGATCCGTATCTGAACGTCGATCCCGGCACGATGAGCCCGTATCAGCACGGCGAGGTCTATGTGACCGACGACGGGGCGGAAACCGACCTAGACCTCGGCCATTACGAACGCTTCACCGGCGTCGCCGCGCGGCAGAGCGACAACGTGACCTCGGGCCGCATCTATCAGCAGATCATCACGCGCGAACGCCGCGGCGACTATCTCGGCGCGACGGTGCAGGTCATTCCGCACGTCACCGACGCCATCAAGGCATTTGCGAAGGCCGAAACCGACGACCTGGATTTCGTGTTGTGCGAGATCGGCGGCACGGTCGGCGACATCGAATCGCTCCCTTTCATCGAGGCGATTCGACAGTTGAAGAACGAGGTCGGCCGCGGCAATGCGATCAGCGTCCACGTCACGCTGGTCCCGTACATCGCCGCCGCGGGCGAATTGAAGACCAAGCCGACGCAGCATTCGGTGCGCGAACTGGCCGCCCTCGGCGTCCAGCCCGACGTGCTGGTCTGCCGCTGCGAACATCCGCTGCCACCGTCCGAACGCGCGAAGATCGCGCTGTTCTGCAACGTCCCCGAAAGCGCGGTCATCCCCGCGCTGGACGCCAAGAGCATCTACTCTGTTCCGCTGCAATATCACGGCGAGGGGCTCGATTCGGAGGTGCTCCGCGCCTTCGGCATCATGCCGTCATCGCCGCCCGACCTCAGCCGTTGGTCCGAAATCGTCGATCGCCTGACCAATCCCGAGGGCGAAGTGACCGTTGGGGTCGTCGGCAAATATGTCGGACTGCAGGACGCGTACAAATCGCTGAACGAGGCGCTCGTCCACGGCGGGATCGCCAATCGCGTGAAGGTCAACGTCCGCTGGATCGATGCCGAACTGTTCGAGAACGACGATTCGGAAATCGCCGCGCATCTCGAACCGTGCGACGCGATCTTGGTCCCCGGCGCGTTCGGTGAGCGCGGCGCAGAGGGCAAGATTGCCAGCGTCCGTTTCGCACGCGAACGCGAAATTCCGTATTTCGGCATCTGTTTCGGGATGCAGATGGCCTGCGTCGAGGGCGCGCGCGACCTGGCGGGGATCGAAAAGGCGTCATCGACCGAATTTGGTCCTACGGACGAACCCGTCGTCGGCCTGATTACCGAGTGGATGGGCCGCAGCGGTCTCGAAAAGCGCGCCGCGGAAGGTGACATGGGCGGCACGATGCGATTGGGGGCGTATGAAGCGTCGCTCAGCGGCAACAGCGTCGTCGCCTCGATCTACGGCGCGCAGACGATCCACGAACGTCACCGTCACCGCTACGAAGTGAACACCAACTATCGCGAGGCGCTGGAAAAGGGCGGCCTCGTCTTCTCGGGCATGAGCCCCGACGGCACGCTTCCCGAAATCGTCGAACGCCCCGACCACCCGTGGTTCGTCGGCGTCCAGTTCCATCCCGAACTGAAAAGCAAACCGTTCGATCCGCACCCCTTGTTCGCCAGCTTCATCGGCGCGGCGGTCAAGCAGAGTCGGTTGGTCTAG
- the secG gene encoding preprotein translocase subunit SecG, whose translation MFTFLLVLHIIITAALVTVVLMQRSEGGGLTSGGSPSGLMSARGASDFLTRATAVLGTLFILLSIALAAFAASRGGTSVDTSLQRTVPAAAPAATAPPSTGDAPFAGAAQNAAAAAGGNQSAPANTDNGVPLAN comes from the coding sequence ATGTTCACCTTTCTGCTCGTCCTGCACATCATCATCACCGCCGCGCTCGTGACGGTGGTCCTGATGCAGCGTTCGGAGGGCGGCGGGTTGACGTCGGGCGGCAGCCCGTCGGGCCTGATGTCGGCGCGCGGCGCATCCGATTTCCTGACCCGCGCCACCGCGGTGCTGGGCACGCTGTTCATCCTGCTGTCGATCGCGCTGGCCGCCTTTGCGGCGTCGCGTGGCGGTACGTCGGTCGATACCTCGCTGCAACGGACTGTTCCGGCAGCCGCTCCGGCAGCGACCGCACCGCCGTCCACCGGTGACGCGCCGTTCGCGGGCGCAGCGCAGAACGCGGCAGCAGCAGCGGGGGGCAACCAGTCAGCCCCCGCCAATACCGACAACGGCGTCCCGCTCGCCAACTAA
- a CDS encoding MarR family transcriptional regulator, protein MNALVDYVRSGEPDLTNRQMALLLVVYLKPGPHTVRGLARILNVSKPVVTRALNRLGALGYLRRQRDDSDKRNIFVAQTSEGAGFLEEFGQFIGEAEPASTGRVNA, encoded by the coding sequence ATGAACGCGCTGGTGGATTATGTGCGGTCGGGCGAACCCGACCTGACCAATCGCCAGATGGCGCTTTTGCTGGTGGTGTACCTCAAACCCGGCCCGCATACCGTGCGGGGCCTGGCGCGAATCCTGAACGTGTCGAAGCCCGTCGTGACACGCGCCTTGAACAGGCTGGGCGCGCTCGGCTATCTGCGCCGCCAGCGCGACGACAGCGACAAGCGCAACATCTTCGTCGCGCAGACTTCCGAAGGGGCAGGTTTTCTTGAAGAGTTCGGGCAGTTCATCGGCGAGGCAGAGCCCGCATCGACCGGACGCGTCAACGCATAA
- the argC gene encoding N-acetyl-gamma-glutamyl-phosphate reductase — MSVSVFIDGAVGTTGLEIRERLGGRADVSVIVLDDERRKDARARRQALNDADFVILCLPDESAREAVTLIDNFRTRVIDASSAHRVADGWTYGFPELETDQAERIAAARFVSNPGCYPTGFLALVRPLIRAGLLPADALLSVNAASGYSGGGKAMIAEFEGGGTDTAFRAYGLSLAHKHVPEMTVHSGLTHAPIFQPSVARTYRGMLVEVPLHLSMLTKPATVADLRGVLADAYPAGLVRVADDDAALVTIEENAGSDRMTLRITGADESGQARLIATLDNLGKGAAGAAVQNLNIMAGFDATTGLTL; from the coding sequence TTGAGCGTATCGGTTTTCATCGACGGCGCGGTGGGCACCACCGGTCTGGAAATCCGCGAGCGGCTGGGTGGCCGGGCGGATGTGTCGGTGATCGTGCTCGATGACGAACGTCGCAAGGATGCGCGCGCGCGGCGGCAGGCGCTGAACGACGCCGATTTCGTGATCCTGTGCCTGCCCGACGAATCCGCACGCGAAGCGGTGACGCTGATCGACAATTTCCGCACACGCGTGATCGACGCGTCTAGCGCGCACCGGGTAGCGGACGGCTGGACCTACGGATTTCCGGAGTTGGAGACCGATCAGGCGGAACGGATCGCCGCGGCGCGGTTCGTGTCCAATCCGGGATGCTATCCGACCGGCTTCCTCGCGCTTGTAAGGCCGCTGATCCGCGCGGGGCTGCTGCCCGCCGATGCGTTGCTGAGCGTCAACGCAGCGTCGGGCTATTCGGGCGGCGGCAAGGCGATGATCGCCGAATTCGAGGGCGGCGGGACCGATACCGCGTTTCGCGCCTATGGCCTGTCGCTCGCGCACAAGCATGTGCCCGAGATGACGGTTCATTCGGGCCTCACGCACGCACCGATCTTCCAGCCATCGGTCGCGCGGACGTATCGCGGGATGCTGGTCGAGGTGCCGTTGCACCTGTCGATGCTGACGAAACCCGCGACGGTCGCGGACCTGCGCGGCGTGCTGGCGGACGCCTATCCCGCCGGTCTGGTGCGTGTCGCCGACGACGACGCGGCGCTGGTGACGATCGAAGAGAATGCCGGGTCCGACCGGATGACGCTGCGCATTACCGGCGCTGACGAATCGGGTCAGGCACGGCTGATCGCGACGCTCGACAATCTCGGCAAGGGCGCGGCGGGCGCCGCGGTGCAGAATCTCAACATCATGGCCGGGTTCGATGCGACCACCGGCCTCACGCTCTGA
- the zwf gene encoding glucose-6-phosphate dehydrogenase, whose product MERNPVGKLLLFGATGDLAQRMLLPSLYGLHADGLLPEGLTITGSARSELDDKGFRKFAKEALDEFLPKDRSDEKAVGGFLDRLFYQSADLSDLKTFQPLADKVGDVSGGLAIFLSTAPSLFEPAVKGLKTVGLAGDTVRIGLEKPLGYDLASSREINDTVASVFPEDRIFRIDHYLGKETVQNILSLRFGNSFFEPVWNAQGIDNVQITIAETVGLEDRAGYYEGAGALRDMVANHMLQLLALIAMEPPARYDMTAVRDEKAKVFRSLRQMKPEDVPSLTVTGQYLGGAVNGAIVKSYDEELGKDSNVETFVAIKAHIDNWRWQGVPFYIRTGKRMAVRRSEIAIQFKPVPHSMFVGRGGLLQPNTLIIRLQPEEYIELLVMAKEPGLDRDGVRLREVPLKLSLDAEFAGTRRRIAYERLLLDLIEGDQTLFVRRDEVEAQWTWIDAIRAGWDANGTKPKHYPSGTWGPSTAIALTERDGVTWQDD is encoded by the coding sequence ATGGAGCGCAATCCTGTCGGCAAGCTGCTGCTGTTCGGCGCGACCGGCGATCTGGCGCAGCGGATGTTGCTGCCCTCGCTATACGGCCTGCACGCCGATGGCCTTCTGCCCGAGGGGCTGACGATCACCGGGTCGGCGCGCTCCGAACTGGACGACAAGGGGTTTCGGAAGTTCGCCAAGGAGGCGCTCGACGAGTTTCTGCCCAAGGATCGTTCGGACGAAAAGGCGGTCGGCGGGTTCCTCGACCGGCTGTTCTACCAGTCGGCCGATCTGTCGGACCTGAAGACCTTTCAGCCGCTGGCCGACAAGGTGGGCGACGTCAGCGGTGGGCTGGCGATCTTCCTGTCGACCGCGCCGTCGCTGTTCGAACCCGCGGTAAAGGGGCTGAAGACGGTCGGGCTGGCGGGCGATACGGTGCGGATCGGGCTGGAAAAGCCGCTCGGCTACGACCTCGCTTCCAGCCGCGAGATCAACGACACCGTCGCCAGCGTCTTTCCCGAGGACCGGATTTTCCGGATCGATCACTACCTTGGGAAGGAGACTGTTCAAAACATCCTCTCCCTACGCTTCGGCAACTCCTTCTTCGAACCGGTGTGGAACGCGCAGGGCATCGACAACGTCCAGATCACGATCGCCGAGACGGTCGGGCTGGAGGATCGCGCGGGGTATTACGAAGGCGCCGGCGCACTGCGCGACATGGTCGCCAACCATATGCTCCAATTGCTCGCGTTGATCGCGATGGAGCCCCCTGCCCGGTACGACATGACCGCGGTGCGCGACGAAAAGGCGAAGGTGTTCCGGTCGCTGCGGCAGATGAAGCCCGAAGACGTGCCCTCGCTGACCGTCACCGGCCAGTATCTTGGCGGCGCGGTGAATGGCGCGATCGTCAAAAGCTACGACGAGGAACTGGGCAAGGATTCGAACGTCGAGACGTTCGTCGCGATCAAGGCGCATATCGACAATTGGCGCTGGCAGGGCGTCCCCTTCTACATCCGTACCGGCAAGCGCATGGCGGTGCGTCGCAGCGAGATCGCGATCCAGTTCAAGCCGGTGCCGCATTCGATGTTCGTCGGGCGCGGCGGGCTGCTCCAGCCCAACACGCTGATCATCCGGCTGCAGCCCGAAGAATATATCGAGTTGCTGGTGATGGCGAAGGAACCGGGGCTGGATCGCGACGGGGTACGACTGCGTGAAGTGCCGCTGAAGCTGAGCCTGGACGCAGAATTTGCAGGCACGCGGCGACGGATCGCGTATGAACGCTTGCTGCTCGACCTGATAGAAGGCGATCAGACGCTGTTCGTGCGGCGCGACGAGGTGGAGGCGCAATGGACGTGGATCGACGCGATCCGCGCCGGTTGGGATGCGAACGGCACGAAGCCGAAACATTATCCGTCAGGCACCTGGGGTCCGTCCACCGCGATCGCGCTGACCGAGCGTGATGGCGTGACCTGGCAGGACGATTAG